CGACAGGCAGGTTATCTTACGGATATTACGGTTGCTGCGGCTGTGGCCGGCTTGGAAAAAGACGAAAAGCTTGTTAACCTGAAGGAAGGCTATATAGCCCGTCCGGTACTTGAGCAAATGACAAAGCAGATGCTGGCGGTTTTAAAGGAATATCACCGCAGCCAGCCGGACAGGGGCGGGATGGGCAAGGATATCCTGCGGCAAAAGCTGAAACTGGATGAAAAGACATTTGAAAGGCTGTTGGAATACTGGCATGCCCATAGCGGTATAATCATGACCGGCGGCGATATCGCTTTAGCAGCACATGCGGCCAAGCATGGCGACTGGAAACAGGATCTGACGGCCAAGGCGGAGGCTGCTTTGGCCGGAATTGGGTTAACAGACATAGATATACTTCTTTTGGGGGAAAAGTTGGCTTTACCATTTGAAAAAGCTAAAGCCGCTCATGAGATTTTGACTCGCGCCGGCATTCTCATAAAGGTGGGCGATATGTTTGTATACAGAAAAACAATTCAATACATTGCGCAACTTATTCAGAAGCATTTTCAGGTGTATTCCACCCTGTCGGTAGCCGAGTTACGGGATATGCTTAACACTTCCCGCAAGGTGGCGGTGCCGCTGATGGAGTATTTTGATATGCATAAATATACAATAAGAGACGGAGATTTACGGCATGCGACCCGGAAAATACTAGATTTGTCAGAATAAAAGAAATTTAATGCAGCATATTGACAGTATAACAATTCATTTTTATAATTATATTTACAACTATTCGTGTATAGAAATGTACATCTACAATGTACAAATGCTTTGAGGGAGTGTGTCTAGGGTTCCGCGCCAATAGGCGGACTGGGCCAAGCGGCACAGGTGCAACACAGCACGCACTACACCGTTGGTATAAAAGACCCGGCGGAAGGTCCTGGAACGGGGTGTTTCCGGTCTTCACCGGGTTTTTCTATGTTTGAGACTGTTGAAAAGTTGAAAAAATGCTGGTGCATCTTTTTGAACAGTCTCAAGTAGAGATACAAAGCCCGGGAAATTATGATTTTTAGTGAGGTGGGGAGAAAATGTGCAGAATTGGCGCAATAAAAAGCAAGGCGGCGTTTCATCCGTCCCAGGCGCTGCATTTAATGCTGCCGCAACAGGAAGGGCATGACAATTCGGGTTTTGCCATGATAATGCAAGATCTTGACGGAGTATTTGCCAAACATAAAGACAAACCGCTGTTGTCGCTGGCCTGTACGCAAAAGGGTGCGTCGCTGGTGGAGCAATATATGGAGACAAACAACTTTACACCCGTTTTTGAATGGATACCCCGGGGGAACCGGCAGCCGGGCCTGGACATCAAAGCTATGCCGTATTACATTTTCCGGGCGTATGATTATCCGGAATATTACCGGGATGGCAGCCAAGAAGCCAAAGCGGAGCTTCTTCTCGATACCCGGCTGGCATTAAGGGCCTTGCTGGACAAAGAAGAACAGGGATATGTATATTCATTTTGGCCCGACGTGCTGACACTCAAGGAAATCGGCGATCCGCGGGATATTGCGGTCTATTTCAGACTCTGGGACAATAACGGCGAAATGAAAGCTAAGAATGTGGTTGTACAGTGCCGCCAGAATACCAATTACGATATCGTGCGCTATGCCGCCCACCCCTTCTTTATACAGGGATATACCCTTTGCGCCAACGGGGAAAATACTTTTTTCACCAAGAATAAAGAATATCAAAAATCGTTGCACCGGGGGTACATCGGTTTTGAATCCGACTCCCAAAACTTTTTATATACGCTGCACTATGTGTTAAACATACTTAAGTGGCCGATCAAGTATTATAAGCACGTCATTACCCCGCTGCCGTTTGATGAGATCCAGCAGCGTCCCGACAAACAGGAGCTGACTGCTATCCGCCAATCCCTGGGGCATCTGGAGATTAACGGCCCGAATACAGTGATTGCCATGTTGCCGGATGGACGAATGATGACTTGCTGTGATTCCAAAAAGTTGCGCCCGGTTGTAGTCGGCGGCGACGGCACAACAATCGCAATTTCATCGGAAGTATGCGGCCTAAACCAGATTCTCCCGCATCGGAATCCCGAGTTTGATGTATACCCCAACGAGCGGGAAGTTGTGGTGATAACCCCGGAAATGGAGGTGCAGCGATGGAAGCAGTGAGAACACAGGACATTTCGGCCAATGACCTTAACTGGAAAATAGACTATCAGCATGACCGGTGTACCATGTGCGGCTCCTGTGTTGCCGCCTGCACTTTCGGCGCTATCCAGCCGGTGATGGAACGCCGGTCCATGACCATTTCCACCGGACATCAGCCGGAACCCACGCAAAAGCATATGGCGGTACCGGTGATCAAGCAGGCGGCAAAGCTTGCGAATACCTGCGTCGGTTGCGGCATGTGCGAAAAAGTCTGTCCCAACCAGGCGATCAAGCCTGTCAGAAATTCCGACACCAGGTTCAATCTTTTAGCGAGAGCCGGCGGTTCGCCAATCAAGCGGGGAGGACGTACCAACCTGAATACTGACCGTACTCTCGACAAGATAGTCATCGGCCGTATTTCGCAAATGACTGACCCGGCATTGGATTCAGAGCGGCATACTTTTGACATACTGTCTCCCTTCGGCCGGGTGCTGCTGCCCCACGAACTGCCGCTGGCAGTTGAAGGCGGCAACCTGAAACTTAGCGGCCGGATGCCGAGTGTTAACTGGATATATCCCGTCATTTTCAGCGATATGTCCATTGGCGCCCTTTCCACCCGGGCCTGGGAAGCTCTGGCCCTGGCAACCGCCTACCTTAATAAAAAGCACAATATGCCGGTACGCATGTGTTCGGGTGAGGGTGGTATGCCGGTGAAACTGCTGCAGTCGGAACATTTAAAATATATGATCTTACAAATTGCTTCGGGTCATTTCGGCTGGAATCGGATTATTAAAGCTATGCCGCTGATGCGGGTTGATCCGGCCGGTGTCCTGATCAAAATCGGTCAGGGAGCCAAACCGGGCGACGGCGGGCTTCTGCCGGCGGCTAAAGTGTCCAATACCGTGCAGCAGATTCGCGGCGTTCCCAAAGCAGACCTGCTGTCCCCTCCCAATCATCAGGGACTCTATTCCATTGAAGAATCGGTGCAAAAAATGCATATGTCCTTAAATGCCGCTTTTAAATTTAGGGTGCCTGTAGCCATAAAATGCGCTGCTTCCGCTACTTCCGTATCGGTATATAATAATTTGCTTAGAGACCCGTATCATATTTGCGGCGGCTTCTTCCTTGACGGTATCCAGGGTGGTACCGGGGCGGCCAACGAGGTATCTCTCGACCATACCGGTCATCCGGTAGTATCGAAGATGCGGGAATGTTATCTGGCCGCCGTCAGGCAGGGGCGGCAAGGACAAATACCCTTATGGGGCGGCGGCGGTATCGGACTTACCGGCAATGCAGCCGCTGATGCCTTTAAAATGATTAGTCTCGGCGCCAACGGAGTAATCATCGGCAAGATTCTGATTCAGCTTATGGGCTGCGTCGGCAATGAGGCGGGACGCTGCAACGCCTGTAATACCGGCAAGTGCCCGGCCGGAATATGCACCCAGGACCCGCGCCTCACGCGGCGGCTTGATATCGATAAAGCGGCGCAAAATGTTGTTGAATATATGCTGGCTTTAGACAGTGAACTCAGAAAACTCATGGCGCCCATCGGCAACAGTTCGCTGCCGGTAGGACGGTCGGATGCCTTAGTGACAACGGATAAAGCCATTTCCGAGAAATTAGCCATTCAGTACGTCTGTTAGGAGGAGGGTAAGACATGTTTAAAATTAATACACTCGACGGTAACAACCGGATGTCTACCCAGGATCTGCTGCAGGCGATACAGGAGGCTCTTGCCCAGGGTGAGACGGAATTTTATATTGAAGCGTCAGGTCAGCACGATATTGGCGGGCCACTATGGCATCCGGAAGGAAAAACACTGAAATTTGTGGTAACCAATCCCGGACAAAGGGTAGGGTCCATGTGCCTGCCCGGTACCGAGATTATTGTTGAAGGGACGGCATCAGCCGATGTCGGCTGGCTGAATGCCGGCGGCAAAATAGTAGTAAAAGGCGACGGCGGTGATACCGCTGCCCACTGCGCCGCGGCCGGCGCCATCTACGTCGGGGGCCGGGCCGGGACTCGCTCCGGGTCGCTGATGAAGCATGATCCGCTGTATGATCCGCCTGAGTTTTGGGTATTAAAGAACTGTGGCAGCTTTTCCTTTGAATTTATGGGCGGCGGTATTGCGGTAGTCTGCGGTTATGACAGCGAGCAGTTTGCATCGGTATTAGGTGATCGGTCCTGTGTCGGCATGGTTGGCGGAGTATTGTACTTCCGTGGACGGGCCAGCGGTATATCCAGGAAGGACACCAAAATTCTGACCCTTGATGCCGGCGACATCGCCTATCTGGACAGGCAAATGGATGATTTTTTGGCTTCCATTGGCCGGCCGGAATTACGGAACGAACTCAGCCGGTGGGAAGAGTGGCACAAAGTTGTACCCTTAACTTATGACGAGCGTCCCAAAAAAGCAAATACCAATATTTTTGCTTTCCGTCATGAATCCTGGATACCGGGAGGAATTTTCAGCGACGTCTATGCTGATGATTTTCAGGTTATCGGCTTGGTAACAACTGACAAATACCGGCGTCAGGTGCCAGTGTGGGAAAATGCCCGTTATAGCGCACCCTGCGAATTTAACTGTACTGCATCCATACCGTCCCAGCTGCGTTTTAATTTGCTGCGGGAAGGAAGAATAGAAGAGGCTTATCGATTGGTGCTGGAGTATACTCCCTTTCCCGGCTCAGTGTGCGGGGCGGTTTGCCCCAATCTTTGCATGGATGAATGTACCCGGAAAAATATTGATATATCGGCCCAAATCGGGATGCTGGGCCGGTATTCGGCCGCTGTGGAAATGCCGCGGCCGGCA
This window of the Methylomusa anaerophila genome carries:
- a CDS encoding class II glutamine amidotransferase domain-containing protein; the encoded protein is MCRIGAIKSKAAFHPSQALHLMLPQQEGHDNSGFAMIMQDLDGVFAKHKDKPLLSLACTQKGASLVEQYMETNNFTPVFEWIPRGNRQPGLDIKAMPYYIFRAYDYPEYYRDGSQEAKAELLLDTRLALRALLDKEEQGYVYSFWPDVLTLKEIGDPRDIAVYFRLWDNNGEMKAKNVVVQCRQNTNYDIVRYAAHPFFIQGYTLCANGENTFFTKNKEYQKSLHRGYIGFESDSQNFLYTLHYVLNILKWPIKYYKHVITPLPFDEIQQRPDKQELTAIRQSLGHLEINGPNTVIAMLPDGRMMTCCDSKKLRPVVVGGDGTTIAISSEVCGLNQILPHRNPEFDVYPNEREVVVITPEMEVQRWKQ
- a CDS encoding glutamate synthase-related protein, with translation MEAVRTQDISANDLNWKIDYQHDRCTMCGSCVAACTFGAIQPVMERRSMTISTGHQPEPTQKHMAVPVIKQAAKLANTCVGCGMCEKVCPNQAIKPVRNSDTRFNLLARAGGSPIKRGGRTNLNTDRTLDKIVIGRISQMTDPALDSERHTFDILSPFGRVLLPHELPLAVEGGNLKLSGRMPSVNWIYPVIFSDMSIGALSTRAWEALALATAYLNKKHNMPVRMCSGEGGMPVKLLQSEHLKYMILQIASGHFGWNRIIKAMPLMRVDPAGVLIKIGQGAKPGDGGLLPAAKVSNTVQQIRGVPKADLLSPPNHQGLYSIEESVQKMHMSLNAAFKFRVPVAIKCAASATSVSVYNNLLRDPYHICGGFFLDGIQGGTGAANEVSLDHTGHPVVSKMRECYLAAVRQGRQGQIPLWGGGGIGLTGNAAADAFKMISLGANGVIIGKILIQLMGCVGNEAGRCNACNTGKCPAGICTQDPRLTRRLDIDKAAQNVVEYMLALDSELRKLMAPIGNSSLPVGRSDALVTTDKAISEKLAIQYVC
- a CDS encoding FAD-dependent oxidoreductase; protein product: MFKINTLDGNNRMSTQDLLQAIQEALAQGETEFYIEASGQHDIGGPLWHPEGKTLKFVVTNPGQRVGSMCLPGTEIIVEGTASADVGWLNAGGKIVVKGDGGDTAAHCAAAGAIYVGGRAGTRSGSLMKHDPLYDPPEFWVLKNCGSFSFEFMGGGIAVVCGYDSEQFASVLGDRSCVGMVGGVLYFRGRASGISRKDTKILTLDAGDIAYLDRQMDDFLASIGRPELRNELSRWEEWHKVVPLTYDERPKKANTNIFAFRHESWIPGGIFSDVYADDFQVIGLVTTDKYRRQVPVWENARYSAPCEFNCTASIPSQLRFNLLREGRIEEAYRLVLEYTPFPGSVCGAVCPNLCMDECTRKNIDISAQIGMLGRYSAAVEMPRPANKTGKRIAVIGGGAAGLTAAWQLARMGHGVTVFEADAKMGGKMEQVIPRSRLPQATLTAEIDRIAAMGVSFRTGYKIDQDKFREIKEEYQAVVVATGSHVPRVINWPGQERLVRGLEFLKAINKGERPTVGKQVIVIGCGNSGMDVAVGAYALGAEQVTCIDVQKPAAFPNEIDHVKKLGGEILWPVFAREITAAGVITQEGTLIRGDTVIIAIGESPDLSFLPAEIAVERGCLKPGDDYQVAKGIFTAGDTIRPGRLVDAIGAGRQAALAANAYLNNEVYQVEQKTKIPSERLSTAYFKKCHTCDLPDANNDYTRCISCGTCRDCHMCLQSCPENAISRVNNDGAWEYVSDAAKCIGCGICAGICPCGIWAMTPNQAPLS